The window GCTGTCCACGTGTTCCTCCagccaatcccaatcccactcccAACTGCCATTGGCTCTCTCCTCACTCCtaacttcctctccttcctccattTCCAGCTGTCGGTCCTGTAGCTTTGCCTCTCCCCAGGGCCTTCTGGTGAGCATAAACCTTAACCACTCTGATTATAACCCCATATCCCACAGCTGGTAATCCATGTGCACTCTGGAATATGGCACATGAAGGCTTAGGGATATGTGACTTTGTCAGCTCCAGAAGTGTTGCTGTCACCTCCATGCTTCTCCATGCCTTCTCTTACCTGAGCAAGTTAATGCTGCCAACAGAATTAGGGGCTCATTGCTTGTAGCTCACTAGAGGCACTTTCTCAAGATTAAATTAGTGGGCCACATTATTTTGAGAGATTTTTACTAAACCAaatttaatttttccatttattttgttGCATTTAAAGGTGCAATTGAGACTGGATCTTATTGTCTGAAAACCCTGGTCTGTATTTTATTCTCTAGTTGTTTCTTATGTTCAGCTCTTAAATATTGTTTATTGTATTGTGTTATACATgtgccttggggtttttttcccattgtttttGGATGAAGAAGGCAAATACAGCAATCTGTTGTTAAATTAAAAGGTTGATAGATAATAGAATTAACAGAATAATGTGAAGGTTTTGTTAGTCATTAGATTGTCAATAGAATTGTTAGTTGCTTCTCTTTTTATCCTTTACTATGTTCTGGAAAACAATTTATGCAACTTGACGTTGACAGTCCACAGATTTTGCTACTGGGGTTGCTCTCCTACCCAGCAATTTAGGTTCAACAGTTCTGTTCATGATGTATTCTAAATCACTTCTTAGTAACTGAAATAGGtcttgatcaaaaggttgtaatttctgtaatttttttttttttttagcattttggTTTTgcgtgaagaaaaagaaaacaagaaaagatGGACTGGAACGTAAGGCCAGTCCAGAATGCTGATGCAAATACAAACCTGCAAAATGAAGGAGCATGTTTCACTCAGATACTTCCTAATGGACATGGCTTTCCTCAGACAAATGCCAACTCCTCTAAAAATGCCTGCACTCATGCTGAAAATAACCAAATCGTGTATATGCCAGCTATGAATGTTCCTTTCCCTGCTGTAAATGCTGAAGGATTCAAAACTTCAGACCAAACCTCACCAGGAGCATCTGTAACTGGTAATAATTTCTTTATGTCAAAATACTCAGTTAAAAGACATCAGCAGATGTACGGACCAGGTCTGAAACCTCCCCTTCAGAACTCCCCTTTGCGGCCAGAGATGACTCCGACTTCTTGGCCAGTGTCTAATCCCTACAGTTTTCCCTGCAGGAATGTGCCCCCCCTGTCCTCCCAGGTGAACACAGGGAATAATGTAAGGAGCGTGCTTGGGGAGCCCCAGTACGCCAACACCAACGCTTACACGGCGCAGCCAGAAATGCTGCAGCATAATTCCCTGAGACTTGCAACACTACATCAAGGTGGCATTCATCCCCAGAATAAttcttttcctcttcctgctTCCGGGCAACACGTCCAACCCCAAATATTTAATGCCAATAATCAGTGTAAAGTTTTGTATTCGGTGAATCAAAATACTGGGACAAACGTACAGCTGACACAATTTCAGCAGAGTCAGATGGCATCAGAAGCTCCCAGAGGATGTTCTGCACCATCTTTGTTGCCTGCCAACTGTGTTCCAAGGCCTGTAGCACATTCTTCAATGGGTGTACCACAGGAAATGCAAAATGTACCCAATGGATACAACATTAACCAGCAGAGGTACCCACTGGATCCAAAAAATGCTCCTGGGTTTAACAGTATTCAGCAACACTGTCAGAAGCAGCAACCTGGAGAAGTCAGTCAGTCCATTAGGAATGTCTGTAATCCAAGTGGAAGTGTGACAGCAAATCGGTCTTTTAGTGAAAGTTCTGTGTCATCCCCTGGCACTCCCAAAGAACTGATTGATGTTGTGAAAGAAATAGAAGctctttcttcaaagccactgagTGATCCTGCTTCAGTTCCAGAGAGCCAGACTAGTGGTTTGATAAATGGGCCTATTAATGCTCAGATTgcctcagcagcagcaacacATGGAGGAATTACAAAGGAGAGACTAGCTTGGGAAGCTGAAAAGCTGAAATGTCTTAAAAAAAGGGTTGTCCTGCTTGAAACGGTTCATAATTATAAAAAAAGAATCTATAATGAAAAAAATACTCATTCTCTTCCACCTGCTTATCCCTGTTCTCCTTCTAATTGTCTTCCATGTGTGCCCAAACAAAATGTACAGCCTCCCCCACCTGAAGCAGTGAGGACAGAGAGGCCCACATTCATGGTTCCACATGAGGAAAGAAATGACAAAAACCTAGCCAGTGCTGATAGCAGAAGATTGGAGGTGACTCAAAGTAGCCCTCAGGTGAAGCAGGGAACTCTTTCATCAAGCTTCACTCCTATTCCCTCTCAGAGCAAAGTCCCAGCTCAGTTTAATAATCCTGAGAGCACCTTGGAACAAAGGGATGTGCATGCCTTGGCCTCTTCTCCAGGAGCTGTGACTTCCTCGAGCAGTGCTTCGTGTTTTGCTCCAGCAGGgagctctgtcagggctgcaTCAAAGACTCTGCAAATTGGCCCTGCCAACTCATCATTTCTTCAGTTTGCGCTGAGCAGCACAAATGCACTCAAAGAGAAGACAGCTGGTGCTACTGCTGATAAAATACTGACCAATCTCCTGTGTAGTGAAAAACCACTGCTTGATACCTCTGCCTGGGGTGGAAGCTTGGTAAAAGACAGCAGTGAGAAGAACGTAGAAAGTCTGAAAGGTGAGCAGGCATCTGAGGCTCACACAAACTCTGCTGCATCAGAAACAATTGCATCTGGTGATGCTCAGCTGCAGACTGAGGTCGCTCAGAAAAAAACACCATTCACTGAAAATGCAACCTGCAGCCAGAGCAATTGTAGTTACTCTATGGAAGAGGTGGTTGCGTGTCTGCGCCTGTGGGGGAAGTATTCACCAGAATCTGTAAGTGTGGAAAATAAACAGTCAAATGAAAGCCCCACAGCTAATCAGGCTTCACCCTCTGACCAAAATgcaaagaagggagaaaaaaataatgtgCTGGATAGCATGGATGAGGCTGTTTTGCCTGTAACAACTACCTCTGTGGGACAAAAGCTTGATACACTGACTTCCAGTTTGATAAAAAATTTTGAGCCTCAAGTTGCAGTTGTCTCTCCTTTAGTACTTAGTGAACAAAGAGCACTAAGTGAGCAGGCAGGCAAGATCCCAACACCTGAAGGTAAAACCTATCCAGTGATCAACTCAGAGAGCATATGTAGCTTGCAAGAAGAGGGGGAAAATGGTTTAAGTGTGGCAAGTACTGTCAAAAGAACTATAGAAAATGGTTGGTCATCACCCAGTGATGGTGTTCTGGAACAAATAGTGGACTCACATTTGCAAGAGGTCAAAGCAGCTGATGAAAATCAAAGGAAAGTTAGTCAATCTGCACAAGATGCAAGACAAAATGGGCAGCTTGGATTACAAAACAAGGCTTCTCTTCCTGAATCAGGCACAAATTTTTGTAGTCAAATCTCTCAAGAAGGTACAAGAGACCATGAAGACAAGCAagctgtgttagaggcaggggATACATCCACATCTCTGCTGGAAAATAACATGTTTTGTATTTCTAGTGTGTGCTCTCTTGTTGAAGGTGATAAATTTTATAACCcacaaatagcaggcatgttcAAGTCACTCTATGAGAAACAGCCATCAGAGGGAAACACATCTGGTGCAAGGCAAAAGGAGCAACATCTGGACTTGAATAAAACTGAGCTGAGCAATAACACTGCCCAAAGAGAGAGCTTGCTGCTAAAAATGTTGGAAAAATCACCAAGTCATTTGGAGAAGGAAAGCAGTGGCAATCCTCCTAAAGCAGTTTCTACCTCTGAACAAAGCACATCATTCAAGGCATCTTCCAAGCATCCTGAAAATTCCTTAGAAAGTCTTGCTAATATAAATCAGAAGTTAGCTCAAAATTCACTGGATTTCTCTGTCAGCATAACTGCTAAAACAAATGCACCCACTGTTCCAGGAGACCACAGTAAACAAAATTCCATGCCCAGTAAAAATAGCATGGAAAAGGATGTGAACTTTTTTGGAGCAAAACCTAGTAAATATCTAAAAGACCAGCTGCTTGCTCTGGTGATGGAGTTTCCATATGGCATTGAAGGTGCTGATATGCtaacaaaagaagcaacacaaaATCGTTCAGTGGCTGAAGGGGCAGAGAACCAGTCTCAAAAGGAAGTTAAAATTTGTGAGAAGAACTCTTATTTGAAGGACCCAGTAAATCAGACTAAAACTGCAGTGTTAAGATCTGATCAGATCCAAGAACTgtctcctgggcacagccagtgTCCCTCTAGTGACAGCAAGGGAGAAGTGAGTCAGCAGTCAGAAAAGGCTtcagctgacagggacaagcttgAAGGCAGTGTCCAGCCTAGTCAGGATCCATGtgagaaggaaaaaaccccacaagaaaCTTCCAAGCCCAGTGAAAAAAGTGAAGATCGCTCTTTAATGGGTGGTGTAGCTGTAGCATATAAAACACCACATTGTCCCTCTCAATTAGAAACACCTGGTTCAGAGAAAAATGATTGTCAGCTTTCAAAAGCTGAAAATACTGACTCTGCggagacagaagaaaaaaaaagtcagtctgatgccttgaaaaaggaaaactgtGCAGCGGGAGGAGGCCTGACAATTTCTGAAATAATCCCAGACAGTATTAGCAAAAATAAAGATATTTgcaaatacacttctgaaatgaaCAAAAAACCTAGGCTGAAGGTGGATAATGAATACAAACTGCCTACAACACAGCAGGAAAAGACTGGACCAGTTAATTCTTTTGAAAAGCAGAATGCTGATAAATGCAAAAGCAGCAGTTTGAAGGAACGTCTGCAAATTGACAAAGGAACCCAAGTGTCAAGTAAAGAATTAAGTTCTTTCaaaaaagagcaagaaaaaaCTGATCATACATATGCAGACAACATGGCAAAGTTGTCCGTAAAGAAGGAGAGAGTTTTCATAACTGAGTCCCTTTCAAAAGATATAACCAAACCAGATCTGACCATGAAACCCAAAACAGACATTCACCAGTCTGTGAAGTCAGAAACGGTTGAAATTAAGCTTTCTGAAGTCAGTCAAGGACAAAAATTGAAAACTTGTGAAGAGAAATCAGCTGAAGAACAAAACtgtagggaaaaaaaggaggTGCTTAAGCAAGACGTAGGAATTAGTGTCAAAGTGCAAACAAAATTACCAGCCGAAATGAAACATAAAAAATTGAGTAGTTACCGAGCTGATGCTGTAAAATTCTCAGATAGTAGCACTGTGGACTTCAAATCAAGACACACAAAATATTCTCAGCATAAATCTGTGAAAGTTCATTCTTTGCAAGAGCAGCCATACAAGCGGAAGATGAAGGAAAATATGGTTGGGAAGAGAGAATTTAAAAAAGCAAAGCTGGAAGAGGAAGGATTGAAACAATCTGAAGGAAAGAGTTCTAAGCAGCTTGCGCACAATTGTTTGCTAAATGCTGACAAAGCTAAAAAACTGAATGGAGAAAATGGTTGGAAACCAAGGAGTTCCTTAGCGGATTGCTCTGTGCTTAAACTGCAGAGAAAAAGGGCTCGATCTTCTAGCATGTCTAAAAGCTTCTTTTCTAGCAAAGAAAGGCATCTCGATGGTCAAAACAAAGACAAGTGCTCTGAGAAGATGTTTCCTGATAAAAATCTTCTATACCTAAACAGAAGAAATAACAGACTAAAGCTGCATCTTCAAAAGGAACCCAAAAAACACTACCTGAACAGAGTG of the Melospiza melodia melodia isolate bMelMel2 chromosome 4, bMelMel2.pri, whole genome shotgun sequence genome contains:
- the RESF1 gene encoding retroelement silencing factor 1 isoform X1 yields the protein MDWNVRPVQNADANTNLQNEGACFTQILPNGHGFPQTNANSSKNACTHAENNQIVYMPAMNVPFPAVNAEGFKTSDQTSPGASVTGNNFFMSKYSVKRHQQMYGPGLKPPLQNSPLRPEMTPTSWPVSNPYSFPCRNVPPLSSQVNTGNNVRSVLGEPQYANTNAYTAQPEMLQHNSLRLATLHQGGIHPQNNSFPLPASGQHVQPQIFNANNQCKVLYSVNQNTGTNVQLTQFQQSQMASEAPRGCSAPSLLPANCVPRPVAHSSMGVPQEMQNVPNGYNINQQRYPLDPKNAPGFNSIQQHCQKQQPGEVSQSIRNVCNPSGSVTANRSFSESSVSSPGTPKELIDVVKEIEALSSKPLSDPASVPESQTSGLINGPINAQIASAAATHGGITKERLAWEAEKLKCLKKRVVLLETVHNYKKRIYNEKNTHSLPPAYPCSPSNCLPCVPKQNVQPPPPEAVRTERPTFMVPHEERNDKNLASADSRRLEVTQSSPQVKQGTLSSSFTPIPSQSKVPAQFNNPESTLEQRDVHALASSPGAVTSSSSASCFAPAGSSVRAASKTLQIGPANSSFLQFALSSTNALKEKTAGATADKILTNLLCSEKPLLDTSAWGGSLVKDSSEKNVESLKGEQASEAHTNSAASETIASGDAQLQTEVAQKKTPFTENATCSQSNCSYSMEEVVACLRLWGKYSPESVSVENKQSNESPTANQASPSDQNAKKGEKNNVLDSMDEAVLPVTTTSVGQKLDTLTSSLIKNFEPQVAVVSPLVLSEQRALSEQAGKIPTPEGKTYPVINSESICSLQEEGENGLSVASTVKRTIENGWSSPSDGVLEQIVDSHLQEVKAADENQRKVSQSAQDARQNGQLGLQNKASLPESGTNFCSQISQEGTRDHEDKQAVLEAGDTSTSLLENNMFCISSVCSLVEGDKFYNPQIAGMFKSLYEKQPSEGNTSGARQKEQHLDLNKTELSNNTAQRESLLLKMLEKSPSHLEKESSGNPPKAVSTSEQSTSFKASSKHPENSLESLANINQKLAQNSLDFSVSITAKTNAPTVPGDHSKQNSMPSKNSMEKDVNFFGAKPSKYLKDQLLALVMEFPYGIEGADMLTKEATQNRSVAEGAENQSQKEVKICEKNSYLKDPVNQTKTAVLRSDQIQELSPGHSQCPSSDSKGEVSQQSEKASADRDKLEGSVQPSQDPCEKEKTPQETSKPSEKSEDRSLMGGVAVAYKTPHCPSQLETPGSEKNDCQLSKAENTDSAETEEKKSQSDALKKENCAAGGGLTISEIIPDSISKNKDICKYTSEMNKKPRLKVDNEYKLPTTQQEKTGPVNSFEKQNADKCKSSSLKERLQIDKGTQVSSKELSSFKKEQEKTDHTYADNMAKLSVKKERVFITESLSKDITKPDLTMKPKTDIHQSVKSETVEIKLSEVSQGQKLKTCEEKSAEEQNCREKKEVLKQDVGISVKVQTKLPAEMKHKKLSSYRADAVKFSDSSTVDFKSRHTKYSQHKSVKVHSLQEQPYKRKMKENMVGKREFKKAKLEEEGLKQSEGKSSKQLAHNCLLNADKAKKLNGENGWKPRSSLADCSVLKLQRKRARSSSMSKSFFSSKERHLDGQNKDKCSEKMFPDKNLLYLNRRNNRLKLHLQKEPKKHYLNRVAFKRTAQERIYLTKLETSPVRPVWHRTTKVSKGSNSKKDVSVSTVEKSCKQEVLEFKLCPEILFRNPAPGEESLAAKNSPERDKVVVEGVKSKKEDWLKCEPVKQKKLEDISTAEDSIPLDTAIQILEGEGETLHIPVKDSKEMFQTYRKMYLEKKMQKS
- the RESF1 gene encoding retroelement silencing factor 1 isoform X2, with the translated sequence MDWNVRPVQNADANTNLQNEGACFTQILPNGHGFPQTNANSSKNACTHAENNQIVYMPAMNVPFPAVNAEGFKTSDQTSPGASVTGNNFFMSKYSVKRHQQMYGPGLKPPLQNSPLRPEMTPTSWPVSNPYSFPCRNVPPLSSQVNTGNNVRSVLGEPQYANTNAYTAQPEMLQHNSLRLATLHQGGIHPQNNSFPLPASGQHVQPQIFNANNQCKVLYSVNQNTGTNVQLTQFQQSQMASEAPRGCSAPSLLPANCVPRPVAHSSMGVPQEMQNVPNGYNINQQRYPLDPKNAPGFNSIQQHCQKQQPGEVSQSIRNVCNPSGSVTANRSFSESSVSSPGTPKELIDVVKEIEALSSKPLSDPASVPESQTSGLINGPINAQIASAAATHGGITKERLAWEAEKLKCLKKRVVLLETVHNYKKRIYNEKNTHSLPPAYPCSPSNCLPCVPKQNVQPPPPEAVRTERPTFMVPHEERNDKNLASADSRRLEVTQSSPQVKQGTLSSSFTPIPSQSKVPAQFNNPESTLEQRDVHALASSPGAVTSSSSASCFAPAGSSVRAASKTLQIGPANSSFLQFALSSTNALKEKTAGATADKILTNLLCSEKPLLDTSAWGGSLVKDSSEKNVESLKGEQASEAHTNSAASETIASGDAQLQTEVAQKKTPFTENATCSQSNCSYSMEEVVACLRLWGKYSPESVSVENKQSNESPTANQASPSDQNAKKGEKNNVLDSMDEAVLPVTTTSVGQKLDTLTSSLIKNFEPQVAVVSPLVLSEQRALSEQAGKIPTPEGKTYPVINSESICSLQEEGENGLSVASTVKRTIENGWSSPSDGVLEQIVDSHLQEVKAADENQRKVSQSAQDARQNGQLGLQNKASLPESGTNFCSQISQEGTRDHEDKQAVLEAGDTSTSLLENNMFCISSVCSLVEGDKFYNPQIAGMFKSLYEKQPSEGNTSGARQKEQHLDLNKTELSNNTAQRESLLLKMLEKSPSHLEKESSGNPPKAVSTSEQSTSFKASSKHPENSLESLANINQKLAQNSLDFSVSITAKTNAPTVPGDHSKQNSMPSKNSMEKDVNFFGAKPSKYLKDQLLALVMEFPYGIEGADMLTKEATQNRSVAEGAENQSQKEVKICEKNSYLKDPVNQTKTAVLRSDQIQELSPGHSQCPSSDSKGEVSQQSEKASADRDKLEGSVQPSQDPCEKEKTPQETSKPSEKSEDRSLMGGVAVAYKTPHCPSQLETPGSEKNDCQLSKAENTDSAETEEKKSQSDALKKENCAAGGGLTISEIIPDSISKNKDICKYTSEMNKKPRLKVDNEYKLPTTQQEKTGPVNSFEKQNADKCKSSSLKERLQIDKGTQVSSKELSSFKKEQEKTDHTYADNMAKLSVKKERVFITESLSKDITKPDLTMKPKTDIHQSVKSETVEIKLSEVSQGQKLKTCEEKSAEEQNCREKKEVLKQDVGISVKVQTKLPAEMKHKKLSSYRADAVKFSDSSTVDFKSRHTKYSQHKSVKVHSLQEQPYKRKMKENMVGKREFKKAKLEEEGLKQSEGKSSKQLAHNCLLNADKAKKLNGENGWKPRSSLADCSVLKLQRKRARSSSMSKSFFSSKERHLDGQNKDKCSEKMFPDKNLLYLNRRNNRLKLHLQKEPKKHYLNRVAFKRTAQERIYLTKLETSPVRPVWHRTTKVSKGSNSKKDVSVSTVEKSCKQEVLEFKLCPEILFRNPAPGEESLAAKNSPERDKVVVEGVKSKKEDWLKCEPVKQKKLEDISTVHQSQQLSWAKLGFTHTSVVCRQGQNLTL